The Alistipes sp. ZOR0009 genome has a window encoding:
- the hisIE gene encoding bifunctional phosphoribosyl-AMP cyclohydrolase/phosphoribosyl-ATP diphosphatase HisIE yields MKINFEKQGGLVPAIIQDASTAKVLMLGYMNEEAYLKTLEVGLVTFFSRSKNRLWTKGEESGNYLKLVDIAVDCDGDAFLVKAQPYGPTCHTGSDTCWNETNGARSIDFLYQLEAVVNQRKQAMNTELSYTAKLFKKGINKIAQKVGEEAVELVIEAKDDNKDLFINEAADLMFHTTVLLAAKGFSWDEVMQVLKDRHR; encoded by the coding sequence ATGAAGATAAATTTTGAGAAGCAAGGAGGGCTAGTTCCCGCAATAATACAGGATGCCTCTACTGCAAAGGTGCTAATGTTGGGGTATATGAACGAGGAGGCCTATTTGAAAACGTTGGAAGTAGGTCTGGTTACCTTTTTTAGTCGAAGTAAAAATAGGTTATGGACTAAAGGAGAAGAGAGTGGAAACTATCTTAAGTTGGTTGATATTGCCGTAGACTGCGATGGGGATGCGTTTCTTGTAAAGGCGCAACCATACGGACCAACCTGTCATACCGGATCTGATACCTGTTGGAATGAGACAAATGGAGCCAGAAGTATTGATTTTCTTTACCAGTTGGAAGCCGTTGTAAATCAGCGTAAGCAAGCTATGAATACGGAGTTGTCCTATACTGCTAAGCTATTTAAGAAGGGAATAAATAAGATTGCACAAAAGGTTGGAGAAGAGGCCGTAGAGCTGGTTATTGAAGCGAAAGACGACAATAAGGATCTTTTCATAAACGAGGCGGCCGATTTAATGTTTCACACAACAGTGCTGCTGGCTGCTAAAGGCTTTTCGTGGGACGAGGTAATGCAGGTGTTAAAAGATAGACATCGGTAG